A stretch of DNA from Ochotona princeps isolate mOchPri1 chromosome 13, mOchPri1.hap1, whole genome shotgun sequence:
AGCCACTCCCCTTGGGCGCCCCTCCCCGGAGAGCAGCGTCCTGACCTCTGATCCAGGTGCAGGGGCCAGTGCCCGGCCTTTGCATCGGGAAGGGCGGGAGACGCCGGGGTGCAGGGCAGCTCCCCGGTGAGCCCCTGGTGCTCCTGGAAGGCGGTGAGGGGCGGGGGTAGGGAGGACCGAAGGCCACTCTGAGGGACACGAGCCAAGTGCCTGGTCTCTGGACCCTGCACGCGGCCTTAAGTGAGTTCTCTGCCCCTGAACTGAGGTTGACAGGAGGTAATGTTGACCATGTGAGCCCCTAACTCAGCGTGGATGGAGCCCGAGGGACGCCAGCTcttggcagccagctgggggcccAGTGGTCACTTTGGCAAATAGGCGggcagctgcttggggactgTGCactgggatggaccaggccagatTCTGGGTGCTGCTTTGCAGGTGGTGATGTGACTCAGCAGTCACCTTGTGGGGGAATGGACCTCTGCTCCAATGGCCATCCCTGACCTTCAGACTGGGAGGGACTGTCCCCTTCAGAGGAGCTgttgccctggctgggttgtccGGTTCACTGTACTGAACAGCACCAGGAGTGGTAACTCGGATTCTGACCTGAAGACACAGTTCTAGGAATGGACTCCAGGGAACAGGAACTATTGTCCCCTGGGACAGCCAGAGTGACACTGGGGGAAGGTGGACATGCTGGTGGGGGGCTGTCTCCTACCCAGTGGGCTCTTGTCATGCCCCTACTGTGGAACAGGCCACATAGTTGAGCATCCATCAAACGGTGGCCAACCTCATACTTGCCCTACCCCAGGTCCAACAAGCTCTGAGCATTTTCACATACCAGCCTTCCTGTGTTCATGCGCCTGGGGGGAAGGCCTGTTCCAACTGAGTCCCCTTTGCACAGTGACTGGTGCCGTTGTCCATTCTGCAAGGCCTGAGGGCCTAAACTCACCTAGGATTGCTGCCTGTCCCTCCAGCATGAAGGTGCAACATGGCAGAATTCTTTGCAGTTGTAAGCTGCCATACACTGCCCCGGCACTTCCTTCTCCCTCCTAATCCGACCTGAGCTAGGGCACTCATGACCAAGGCAGCAAAAAGCTGCCCTTGTTGGATGTAGAGTGCTGGGGGCTGCTCCAGAAAGGTAACTGCAACCTTTCTCAAATGCTGAGGCCAGCTCAGGTCTTGAGGGCAACCCCAGGGCCCTTAGTGGGATTGGCACTGCCCCTTCTGTGCACCCAGGGCAAACCTTGGCTGGCACCTGTCAGCACTAGCCTTGACCTTGGGGTTGcactcctgcctccctccacagATCCACGCCACATCCTCACATGGGCAGCTCTGTGGGCCCAATTCTGCCAGGAGCTGGCAAGGCAGTCACAGCAGCACTCTGATTTCTAGAATCTTTCACAGGAACAAGAACTCAGGATGAATTCGGTTTGTGCCAGGAACACTGCCTGGCAGTGAGGAGCCTGAGACTGGCACGGGACGCCTGGCTGTGAGGGCCCCAAGGCGTGCTGGAACGGGATGTCTGGTTGTGAGGAGCCTGAGACTGGCACGGGATGCCTGGCTGTGAGGGGCCTGAGGCTGGCCGACACAGGACACCTGGCTGTGAGGGGCCCAAGGCTGGCACAGGACACCTGGGCCATACTTGTGGCTTCAAGCTTTCCTGGGCCCTGGAGGCCACAAGTCCGGGGTTTGGGTTGAACAAATGCCTGCTCACACACAGGCCTTTGAATGGTTGCCCATCCCTCTCATGAGGCTCCATGGGATAGTGTGCATGGGGGATTCCTGCAAGTTGCATGTTCATGTGTGGATGTGTCTGCATGGCGACTATGTGGGGtgagtgtgagcatgtgtgtgtatgtgcatgcaaAGTCTCCAGGGCCATGAGCCGGCACATGGGTACTAACCACACAGCTGTGTGGCCAAGTGACCGAGACTCAACTCCAGATGGCGGAGGGGACAGCATTAGTAAGAGTCAGTTTAATCAGCAGTGCAGGTGGTCAGTGGACAAAAGTGGCTGTGGTCCGGCTTCTGCTCCCTCCCCAGGATAATGCAGCAAATGAGTGCATCTCCGTGAGCAGTCAGCAGCATTACAAGAGCCTGCTGGTGTGGGCACAGGGCTGTGGTCCAAGTAGGTGCTAGAAACGCACTGGACAGCTGGGCGCTGGACAGGCAGCCCAGGGCCACGTGTGTGCTGCAGGGTCCGGACGCCTCACTTGTCCCTGAAGCTGGCCTTTCTCTTCTCTACAAAGGCAGCCATACCTTCCTTACGGTCATCCTGCAGGGAAGAGAgagcacagctgagctgagcttgtGACACACACACCTCATTTCTTCTCTGGGAACCTGACCATCCTTCACTTCTTTCCTGAGCCACGGAGCTGTGGCTGGCGGAAGAGTGAGGTGGGCAATGCGAGGAGCCACCTGTggggagaggcagccttgcccgAGGGGCTTACACTGCAGCATGTGATGTGCCTGTAACTGGACCCCCAGTCCCAGTATCCCCAGTGGAAGGCTCCCCAGCAGCCTGTGGAGTAACCTAGCCAAGGGCAGCAGGCTCTCCCATGGTGGGGAGGAACCGGGATGATACCTGACCCACACCCAGCACCCCTGTGTGGGTAATGGGGAGACACccgtgtgtgtgttgggggggtgggCACTCACAGTGGCAAATGTGGAGTAGAACAGCTTCTTCTCCAGCTTGTTCCCCTCCGTCAGTGTCATCTCGAAGGCTGGAAGGGAGGGCCAGGGTCGTAGCCTCATCGGGGTGGGGCCCCAGTCCAGGCCTCCTCGGGCAGCTCAGTGGCAAAGTGCCTGGAGCTGGGAGGCCTCCCTGTAGCTGTCCCTTGGGACCATCTCTCCAACAGGATGGACAAGCCACTGCCCCAGGCTGAACACCAAGGACACAGCCACTCTGCTAGCAGAGAGATCTGGAGAACCTGGAGGTGGGtctcccccagcccaggccaccaGCCCTGCAGTGAGCTTCCTGAGGAGGAGTGGCCATCTTACCTGCATTCACCGACTCTTTGGCTATGGCTGTGATGATCTTGGAGTTGCCGGCAATCTTCTCCGCACACCGGATGGCCTCCTCCACCAGTGTGTCAACAGGGAAAACCTTGCTCACGAGACCTGGAGCACAACATGCACTCACGAGCATGGCGACTGAGCTCGCGGTCAGTCACCACACTGTGACAGGCAGGCTGGGCCATCCTGGTGACTGATGGGCACcctccctgcatgcatgtggTTAGGATCCTGGGGTTTCCTTGCTTGTGCTGGAGTAGGTGTTAGGGTCCTGGGGTCCTCTGCCTGCTCTGGGGTCATATTCCTGGGATTCCCTCTACCTGTGCTAGAGTTGAGGTTACAGCTATAGGGTCTTCCTGACCATTCTGGAGTAGGGGTTGGGGTCCTGGCGCTCTTGTGCTATGGTTCCCTGTGTCCCCAAGCCAGCTCCCCCACGATTCAAAGTTGTCAGACTCACAGTAGCCAGAGACTCCCGGCCGTACCTGCCTGCTGGGCCTCCTGGGCTGAGATCCGGTCACCAGTGAGGACCATTTCCATGGCCAGTGACTTCCCCACAGCACGGGTGAGCCTCTGGGTgccccctgcacctgtggggagaGAGGCTGCTGGCTACCACTGGCTCTGGggccagccaggccagggccagctcTCCCAAGCCAAATACATGAGTGGCCCAGCCCAGATGCCACAGAGGGCACCATTTCTCCCCCAGCCCGCCTGGTGGCCCTCATGGGCAGAAGGTGCTACTCCTTGGTAGATTCCCAGAGAGGTAGGAGTGGTTGGGACCAGAGTCATGTGGggctgagcctgtggaactggcagttaccttgttccctactgggaCCGAACacatgggtgtgagagctattgGGGGTGAGCCCGAGCTCTGTGTGCCCCACCAAGCACATGGCCCCAGGCCATGTTCAACTCCCTAGCGCCTGCCCTGGCCTCAGGCAGTGACCAGATCTGGGGCCACTGGTTGGGGCTCCTGGCACTCACCTGGAATGGTGCCCAGCAGGATCTCCGGTTGTCCAAACTGCGCCTTCTCGCCGGCGTAGATGATATCACACATCATGGCCAGCTCACAGCCCCCACCCAGCTGCAAGcagacacctggcttcagccctggcaccTGAGCTCTAACAGAGGAAGACGCAACCCAAACGGAGCACAAGAGGAGCCAGGTGtgtcccctccccaccagcccTCCCACTCTTGGCCCctctgagctgagagcccagcaCAGCTCCCACTCACAGCATAACCGTTGACGGCCGCGATGACTGGCTTCCTGAGCCGAGTGAGCTCATCCCAGTGGTTCAGGAACTTGCTGGAGTAGCAGTCCTGGAAGGTGTGGTTCTGCATCTCCTTGATGTCGGCCCCAGCTGGGGTGGGTACAAGGGCTCAGAAGGCACCTGGGCCAGCAGACCCGGTCCGCAGCAGACCCAGGGCCTGCTGTGTGGGCACCTCACTGAGCTCCAGGGGTGTGCACCCTCCCTGGGGCCACCCCCACCCTGATCACCTGCGAATGCCTTGTCCCCACCCGTGAGCACAATGGCACCAACGGCTGGGTCCTCCTGGAAGGTCTTCAGTGCCTGGTTGAGTTCCTTGATGAGGTCATCGCAGAGGGCATTCAGTGCCTTGGGGCGGTTCAGCTGGATCAGCCCCACGCTGCCACCACGACCCCTCTTATCCACAAGGATGTACTTAAACCCAGTACCTGGGGGGAAGCAGAGGGGTCATGGGGTGGTCCTGGGTGGGTCCCAGCTccattccctgctgc
This window harbors:
- the ECHS1 gene encoding enoyl-CoA hydratase, mitochondrial encodes the protein MAAARVLLLPVGRLLRVPARSPALRTYASGTGFKYILVDKRGRGGSVGLIQLNRPKALNALCDDLIKELNQALKTFQEDPAVGAIVLTGGDKAFAAGADIKEMQNHTFQDCYSSKFLNHWDELTRLRKPVIAAVNGYALGGGCELAMMCDIIYAGEKAQFGQPEILLGTIPGAGGTQRLTRAVGKSLAMEMVLTGDRISAQEAQQAGLVSKVFPVDTLVEEAIRCAEKIAGNSKIITAIAKESVNAAFEMTLTEGNKLEKKLFYSTFATDDRKEGMAAFVEKRKASFRDK